A window of the Zeugodacus cucurbitae isolate PBARC_wt_2022May chromosome 4, idZeuCucr1.2, whole genome shotgun sequence genome harbors these coding sequences:
- the LOC105211128 gene encoding uncharacterized protein LOC105211128 yields the protein MLSCVAFNNIKHRASKYFQSQQYLPTKAITMKLAVLAVVFTLCLAFVAADIDYSIEDNEIAEFAPLGIADELGDADTFSVFGILWFAITGSLRTLKGVNCTVRRVMSIRSEAVNFLNAFKGCNSGALKDLNALINQVQTVVNTCNDIINLNSNVCNNGALDDQADAKKNTSFSCFFKLLGKMLSLKNQVGKTITLSKKLSSTPGTYGTCNMSAVTDLVSVFTQFPTYVKTCSKLRS from the exons ATGCTTTCGTGTGTTGCCTTTAACAATATAAAGCATAGAgcgagcaaatattttcaatcacaACAGTATTTACCAACCAAAGCGATCACAATGAAGTTAGCTGTGCTTGCAGTCGTCTTTACGCTATGCCTAGCATTCGTCGCG GCCGATATCGATTACTCCATCGAGGATAATGAAATAGCGGAGTTCGCACCTTTGGGTATCGCCGATGAACTTGGCGATGCGGATACATTCAGTGTCTTCGGCATCTTATGGTTCGCCATTACGGGCAGTTTACGTACGCTCAAAGGTGTCAATTGCACCGTACGCCGTGTGATGAGCATACGCAGTGAAGCCGTTAATTTCCTGAATGCTTTCAAGGGTTGTAATAGTGGCGCTTTGAAGGACCTCAACGCTTTGATCAATCAAGTGCAGACTGTGGTGAACACCTGCAATGATATTATCAATTTGAACAGCAATGTTTGCAACAATGGTGCGCTCGATGATCAGGCTGATGCCAAGAAGAATACTTCATTCTCGTGTTTCTTCAAGTTGTTGGGTAAAATGCTGTCGCTGAAGAATCAAGTTGGCAAGACAATCACCTTGTCGAAGAAGTTGTCATCCACACCGGGCACCTATGGCACATGCAATATGTCTGCAGTAACCGATTTGGTGTCGGTGTTCACACAATTCCCGACTTACGTGAAGACTTGCTCGAAGTTGAGGAGTTAA
- the LOC105211126 gene encoding pupal cuticle protein G1A, protein MAFKFIVLSAILAVASAGVLHHPVSYAHVVNPAVDAVAATHQNVVRSFGGTVSQYSKNIETPYSSVHKSDTRISNNVYTPAVVKTVTYAAPAVTKTYVSAPSQTVYEHHEAAPAVYEHAEHAPTAAVYTHAAPAVAKTVTYAAPAVTKTVSYAAPAPVYHHEAPVVKAVSYAAPAPVYHHEAAPVATTTYNHGPAATTYTHNSPSVAAYGSSQTVQYSPAEMVSHMSFDGFGTHWGF, encoded by the coding sequence ATGGCATTCAAATTCATTGTACTCTCAGCAATCTTGGCCGTCGCCAGCGCCGGTGTATTGCACCATCCCGTCAGCTATGCTCATGTCGTCAATCCCGCTGTGGATGCTGTCGCCGCGACACACCAGAACGTTGTACGCTCCTTCGGCGGTACTGTCTCCCAGTACTCGAAGAACATCGAGACCCCTTACTCCAGCGTACACAAATCGGACACACGCATCAGCAACAACGTCTACACACCAGCCGTCGTTAAGACTGTCACCTATGCTGCACCTGCCGTGACCAAGACCTATGTGAGTGCACCCTCGCAAACCGTTTATGAACATCACGAGGCCGCACCTGCCGTCTATGAGCACGCTGAACACGCACCAACCGCTGCGGTGTACACCCATGCCGCACCAGCTGTTGCCAAAACTGTGACTTATGCCGCTCCAGCTGTAACCAAGACCGTCAGCTATGCTGCGCCAGCTCCAGTTTACCACCATGAGGCTCCTGTGGTCAAGGCAGTCAGCTATGCCGCGCCAGCTCCAGTTTACCACCATGAAGCTGCTCCAGTGGCCACCACCACCTACAATCATGGACCAGCTGCCACCACTTACACCCACAACTCACCCTCTGTTGCCGCTTATGGTTCCAGCCAAACTGTGCAGTACTCACCCGCCGAGATGGTCTCACACATGAGCTTCGATGGTTTCGGCACACACTGGGGCTTCTAA